The Microvirgula aerodenitrificans DSM 15089 genome has a segment encoding these proteins:
- the pal gene encoding peptidoglycan-associated lipoprotein Pal: MLKQTLTAVAVAALLAACASTKPADSTNANAGANAGNGGAVAGGTAGQQIDPLKDPNNVLSKRSVFFGFDSSAVSNEYKPVVQAHAEYLKQNSNRKVQIQGNTDARGSREYNLALGQRRSEAVKQMMRVIGVPEAQLEAVSFGKEKPRATGNTDADFAANRRADVVYDGE; this comes from the coding sequence ATGCTGAAGCAAACCCTCACCGCTGTTGCCGTTGCCGCCCTGCTCGCCGCCTGCGCAAGCACCAAGCCGGCCGATTCCACCAACGCCAATGCCGGCGCCAACGCCGGCAACGGCGGCGCTGTCGCCGGCGGCACTGCCGGTCAGCAGATCGATCCGCTGAAGGACCCGAACAACGTGCTGTCCAAGCGCAGCGTGTTCTTCGGCTTTGACAGCTCGGCCGTCAGCAACGAGTACAAGCCGGTGGTCCAGGCCCACGCCGAGTACCTGAAGCAGAACAGCAACCGCAAGGTGCAGATCCAGGGCAACACTGACGCCCGCGGCAGCCGCGAATACAACCTGGCACTGGGTCAGCGCCGTTCGGAAGCCGTCAAGCAGATGATGCGCGTGATCGGCGTGCCGGAAGCCCAGCTGGAAGCCGTCAGCTTCGGCAAGGAAAAGCCGCGCGCCACGGGTAACACCGACGCCGACTTCGCCGCCAACCGTCGCGCCGACGTCGTTTACGACGGCGAGTGA
- the ybgF gene encoding tol-pal system protein YbgF, whose amino-acid sequence MIRRLPIALLPVLLAAGCASTTDLDVTRAQIVQQQQRLSQIETKISNDKLLDMINQVGSLQAEVAKLKGDVEVLNYNLQTTQKRQNDLYNDLDQRLTPLEGKTAATPAPGADSAARTDDGEAAAAPTPTADPVGAEYDKALAQLRNRNFKQAIPALKTFINANPTAKQTPDARYWLGVAYNAERQFQPAIDTYQRFIELSPTHARVPDAMRNIGGCQRDLGDTARAKSTWQQLIKKYPNSDAAQKAKQQLSALK is encoded by the coding sequence ATGATCCGACGCCTCCCTATTGCCCTCCTGCCGGTGCTGTTGGCCGCCGGCTGCGCCTCGACCACCGATCTCGACGTGACCCGCGCACAGATCGTGCAGCAGCAGCAGCGGCTGTCGCAGATCGAAACCAAGATTTCCAACGACAAGCTGCTCGACATGATCAATCAGGTCGGTTCCCTGCAGGCCGAAGTGGCCAAGCTCAAGGGGGACGTCGAGGTGCTGAACTACAATCTGCAGACCACGCAGAAACGTCAGAACGACCTGTACAACGACCTCGACCAGCGTCTGACGCCGCTGGAAGGCAAGACCGCCGCCACGCCGGCGCCGGGTGCCGACAGTGCCGCGCGCACTGACGACGGTGAGGCCGCCGCCGCACCGACGCCGACCGCCGATCCGGTCGGGGCCGAATACGACAAGGCGCTGGCGCAGCTGCGCAACCGCAATTTCAAGCAGGCGATTCCGGCGCTGAAGACCTTCATCAACGCCAATCCGACCGCGAAGCAGACACCGGACGCCCGTTACTGGCTTGGTGTCGCCTATAACGCCGAGCGCCAGTTCCAGCCGGCGATCGATACCTACCAGCGCTTTATCGAACTGAGCCCGACCCATGCCAGGGTGCCGGATGCCATGCGCAATATCGGCGGCTGCCAGCGGGATCTTGGCGACACGGCACGGGCGAAGTCAACCTGGCAGCAGCTGATCAAGAAATATCCGAACAGCGATGCCGCCCAGAAGGCGAAGCAGCAGCTGTCGGCACTGAAATAG
- a CDS encoding GNAT family N-acetyltransferase yields the protein MTAYVRDETPADAGAIAAVVTAAFDGHPYSDGTEAALVTRLRAAGALSASLVAVDESGEVIGHVSSSPVVLDADTGGWEGLAPLSVHPDHQRRGVGSALVQALFGRLRAQGAAGVVVLGDPAYYHRFGFAARDGLRCEFDVPAGHFMAMALTASVVPAAIVHFHPVIAAS from the coding sequence ATGACGGCGTACGTGCGCGACGAGACGCCGGCTGATGCCGGTGCCATTGCCGCCGTGGTGACGGCCGCGTTCGACGGCCACCCGTACAGCGATGGCACCGAGGCAGCGCTGGTGACCCGGCTGCGTGCGGCCGGCGCACTGAGTGCCAGCCTGGTGGCGGTGGATGAGTCCGGCGAGGTGATCGGTCATGTGTCCAGCTCGCCGGTGGTGCTCGATGCCGATACCGGCGGCTGGGAAGGACTGGCGCCGCTGTCGGTGCATCCCGACCACCAGCGGCGCGGTGTCGGCAGCGCGCTGGTGCAGGCGCTGTTCGGGCGCTTGCGCGCGCAGGGTGCCGCCGGCGTGGTGGTGCTGGGCGATCCGGCCTACTACCACCGCTTCGGCTTTGCCGCCCGCGACGGGCTGCGCTGCGAATTCGACGTACCGGCCGGTCACTTCATGGCCATGGCGCTGACGGCGAGCGTCGTGCCGGCGGCCATCGTTCACTTCCATCCCGTGATTGCCGCCAGTTGA
- the tolR gene encoding protein TolR, with protein sequence MNQINVVPYIDVMLVLLVIFMVTAPMFAPGVVNLPSVGKAAQVETEPLQVTVDKDGRFGLADKGDSSQFDDLAGLTSDIQGRLADGTNRPVVISADKTVAYEKVMEVMSALQKAKVERVGLLVKSEQ encoded by the coding sequence ATGAACCAGATCAATGTCGTCCCGTATATCGACGTCATGCTGGTCCTGTTGGTGATCTTCATGGTGACCGCGCCCATGTTCGCCCCCGGTGTCGTCAATCTGCCCTCGGTCGGCAAGGCGGCGCAGGTGGAAACCGAACCGCTGCAGGTCACCGTCGACAAGGACGGCCGCTTCGGACTGGCCGACAAGGGCGACAGCAGCCAGTTCGACGATCTGGCCGGGCTGACCTCGGATATTCAGGGCCGTCTGGCCGACGGCACCAACCGCCCGGTGGTGATCTCCGCCGACAAGACGGTCGCCTATGAAAAAGTCATGGAAGTGATGAGCGCGCTGCAGAAGGCCAAGGTCGAACGCGTGGGTCTGCTGGTCAAATCGGAGCAATAG
- a CDS encoding DUF3460 family protein: protein MAAYQSDLTQFMNAFLEKNPQVVADRQAFRLTLWDRNLDIDEQRRFRASAVAQKPYVYNPD, encoded by the coding sequence ATGGCCGCTTACCAGTCCGACCTGACCCAGTTCATGAACGCCTTCCTGGAAAAGAACCCGCAGGTCGTCGCCGACCGGCAGGCATTCCGCCTGACGCTGTGGGACCGCAACCTGGATATCGACGAGCAGCGCCGTTTCCGCGCCTCGGCCGTGGCGCAGAAGCCGTACGTGTACAACCCGGACTGA
- the hemC gene encoding hydroxymethylbilane synthase, with amino-acid sequence MTQLVIASRESPLAMWQAEHIRDRLTGLYPDLQVSILGMTTQGDQILDKTLNKIGGKGLFVKELEQALADGRADLAVHSIKDVPMELPDGFALAAICEREDPRDAFVSNTYASLAELPPGSVVGTSSLRRECQLRARFPQLDVRPLRGNVQTRLRKLDEGEYDAILLAAAGLKRLKLDARIRAELSPADSLPAVGQGALGIEIRAGRPDLMALLAPLNHPVTYACVSAERAMSRALGGSCQVPLGGYATQDGDQLTLRGFVATTDGRTMLTAEVSAPAEYADALGRAVARKLLDQGADDIMAALLD; translated from the coding sequence ATGACGCAACTCGTGATCGCCAGCCGCGAGAGCCCCCTGGCGATGTGGCAGGCCGAGCATATCCGCGACCGCCTGACCGGGCTGTATCCGGACCTGCAGGTGTCGATTCTCGGCATGACCACCCAGGGCGACCAGATTCTCGACAAGACGCTGAACAAGATCGGCGGCAAGGGGCTGTTCGTCAAGGAGCTGGAACAGGCGCTGGCCGACGGCCGTGCCGACCTGGCCGTGCACTCGATCAAGGACGTGCCGATGGAGCTGCCGGACGGTTTTGCGCTGGCGGCGATCTGCGAGCGCGAAGACCCGCGTGATGCCTTCGTGTCCAACACCTACGCCAGCCTGGCCGAACTGCCGCCGGGCAGCGTGGTCGGCACGTCGAGCCTGCGGCGCGAATGCCAGTTGCGCGCGCGTTTCCCGCAACTGGACGTCCGGCCGCTGCGTGGCAATGTGCAGACCCGGCTGCGCAAGCTCGACGAGGGCGAGTACGACGCGATCCTGCTGGCTGCGGCCGGCCTCAAGCGGCTGAAACTGGACGCCCGCATCCGCGCCGAACTGTCACCGGCGGACAGCCTGCCGGCCGTGGGCCAGGGGGCACTCGGCATCGAGATCCGTGCCGGCCGGCCGGACCTGATGGCCTTGCTGGCGCCGCTGAATCACCCGGTCACCTACGCCTGCGTCAGTGCCGAGCGGGCCATGAGCCGGGCGCTGGGCGGCAGCTGCCAGGTGCCGCTGGGCGGCTACGCGACCCAGGACGGCGACCAGCTGACGCTGCGCGGCTTTGTCGCCACCACCGACGGCCGCACCATGCTGACTGCCGAAGTCAGCGCGCCGGCCGAGTATGCCGATGCGCTGGGTCGTGCCGTGGCCAGGAAGCTGCTGGACCAGGGCGCGGACGACATCATGGCGGCGCTGCTGGACTGA
- the tolB gene encoding Tol-Pal system beta propeller repeat protein TolB: MTMRTHWLTRLFVPVLMLLAAGVARAEMTVEIVGGGTNQHPIALPVFAGENLAPGGLTPIIRNDLARTGVFRFIDPNSVANKPTEPGQIAYPDWKTAGAFSISVGKVQQQGDKLAVSFWLMDVAQKKQLTGGSFSITPRQSRQLAHTIADMIYQAITGERGIFGTQITYVSKSGRDHYELRVADADGANEQTILRSKEPILSPSWSPDGGRIAYVSFETRKAVVYVHNLAAGTRRAVANFKGSNSAPSWAPDGSRLAVALTLPGNTQIYQINADGSGMRRLSQNASIDTEPTYTPDGSRILFTSDRAGGPQIFSMPAGGGAATRLTYEGNYNVSPSVSPDGKSFTFVRREGGRYRVMLQDFGSSQANYVSTTQYDESPSFAPNGKMILYATDQGGRGVLYTVTRDGSTKTRLGATGDVQEPDWGPFPR; encoded by the coding sequence ATGACGATGCGCACTCACTGGCTGACCCGACTGTTCGTTCCCGTGCTGATGCTGTTGGCTGCGGGCGTTGCCCGTGCCGAAATGACGGTGGAAATCGTCGGCGGCGGTACCAACCAGCACCCGATCGCGCTGCCGGTGTTTGCCGGCGAAAACCTTGCCCCGGGTGGGCTGACCCCGATCATCCGCAATGACCTGGCGCGCACCGGCGTGTTCCGCTTCATCGATCCGAACAGCGTCGCCAACAAGCCGACCGAACCGGGCCAGATCGCCTATCCGGACTGGAAGACCGCTGGCGCGTTCTCGATCTCGGTCGGCAAGGTCCAGCAGCAGGGCGACAAGCTCGCCGTCAGCTTCTGGCTGATGGACGTCGCGCAGAAAAAACAGCTGACCGGCGGCAGTTTCTCGATTACGCCGCGGCAGAGCCGCCAGCTCGCCCATACCATCGCCGACATGATCTACCAGGCGATTACCGGCGAGCGCGGCATCTTCGGCACCCAGATCACCTATGTCAGCAAGTCGGGCCGCGACCACTACGAACTGCGGGTGGCCGATGCCGACGGTGCCAATGAACAGACCATCCTGCGCTCGAAGGAACCGATCCTGTCGCCGTCGTGGTCGCCGGACGGCGGGCGCATCGCCTATGTGTCGTTCGAGACGCGCAAGGCGGTGGTGTACGTGCACAACCTGGCTGCCGGCACCCGCCGCGCCGTGGCGAATTTCAAGGGGTCGAACTCCGCGCCGTCGTGGGCGCCGGACGGTTCCCGCCTGGCCGTCGCGCTGACGCTGCCGGGCAACACCCAGATCTACCAGATCAACGCTGACGGTTCCGGCATGCGCCGGCTGAGCCAGAACGCGTCGATCGATACCGAGCCGACCTATACCCCGGACGGCAGCCGCATCCTGTTCACCTCGGACCGCGCGGGCGGCCCGCAGATTTTCAGCATGCCGGCGGGTGGCGGCGCGGCGACGCGCCTCACCTACGAAGGCAACTACAATGTGTCGCCGAGCGTCAGCCCGGACGGCAAGAGCTTCACCTTTGTCCGCCGCGAAGGCGGCCGCTACCGGGTGATGCTCCAGGATTTCGGCAGCAGCCAGGCCAACTACGTGTCGACCACGCAGTACGACGAGTCCCCCAGTTTTGCCCCCAACGGCAAGATGATCCTCTATGCGACCGATCAGGGTGGTCGCGGCGTCCTCTATACGGTGACCCGCGACGGCAGTACCAAGACGCGCCTGGGGGCCACGGGGGACGTGCAAGAGCCTGACTGGGGACCCTTCCCGCGTTGA
- a CDS encoding energy transducer TonB, with the protein MTAANTRSTSFAVSLGLHLFILLLLTLSFHPETRTVNAPPAAVELWSAPPMTRGVVMPDPTPAPVVAPEPTPTPEPDVTPEVRTPDIAVAKKKPEPPKPEPKPEKKPEPKPEKKPEPKPEKKPEPKPEAKPEKKADAKKATPAEPAKKPAAKNARQGSFDVDDELADLGSTNTKVRPNSNRTQAGSKDGVPGGSAGGIGAGGSGGKGYEGLVVARVRPLVQVPDGLNGNPTAVVQVTLLPSLEVRDVKLVQSSGNPQYDEAVQRAVMAARTFPALPAGMSFSDVRVMKLKFRPK; encoded by the coding sequence ATGACGGCTGCCAATACCCGCAGCACGAGCTTTGCTGTTTCGCTCGGGCTGCATCTTTTCATTCTGCTGCTGCTGACGCTGTCATTCCACCCGGAAACCCGGACGGTGAATGCACCGCCGGCTGCGGTTGAACTGTGGAGCGCGCCGCCGATGACGCGCGGCGTCGTCATGCCCGACCCGACCCCGGCGCCGGTGGTCGCGCCCGAGCCGACCCCGACCCCCGAACCCGATGTGACGCCGGAAGTCCGGACGCCGGACATCGCCGTGGCCAAGAAAAAACCGGAACCGCCGAAGCCCGAGCCCAAGCCGGAAAAGAAGCCGGAACCCAAGCCGGAAAAGAAACCCGAGCCGAAGCCGGAGAAAAAACCGGAACCGAAGCCCGAGGCCAAACCGGAAAAGAAAGCCGACGCCAAAAAGGCGACCCCGGCCGAGCCGGCGAAAAAGCCGGCGGCGAAGAACGCCCGTCAGGGCAGCTTCGACGTCGATGACGAGCTGGCCGACCTCGGCAGCACCAATACCAAAGTCCGGCCGAACAGCAACCGCACCCAGGCCGGCAGCAAGGATGGCGTGCCCGGCGGCAGTGCCGGTGGCATCGGCGCCGGCGGCAGTGGCGGCAAGGGCTACGAAGGACTGGTGGTGGCCCGCGTGCGGCCGCTGGTCCAGGTGCCTGACGGTCTGAACGGCAACCCGACGGCGGTGGTGCAGGTGACCCTGCTGCCGTCGCTGGAAGTCCGCGACGTCAAGCTGGTGCAGTCGTCCGGCAACCCGCAATACGATGAGGCCGTGCAACGCGCGGTCATGGCAGCCCGTACCTTCCCGGCGCTGCCCGCCGGCATGTCCTTCTCGGACGTGCGGGTGATGAAGCTGAAATTCCGACCGAAATAA
- the argH gene encoding argininosuccinate lyase, which translates to MSDNKAWSGRFAEPVAELVKTYTASVGFDKRMAEFDIQGSLAHATMLARAGVLSDADLAAIRDGMEAILADIRAGRFDWSVDLEDVHMNVEKRLTDRIGDAGKRLHTGRSRNDQVATDIRLYMRDAIDRIVTHIRELQTSLLDLAEPNAATVMPGFTHLQVAQPVTFGHHLLAYVEMLGRDAERMIDARRRVNRLPLGAAALAGTTYPIDRHYTAELLGFDDVCQNSLDAVSDRDFAIEVTAAGSLVMLHLSRLSEELILWMSPRVGFIDIADRFCTGSSIMPQKKNPDVPELVRGKTGRVTGHLMGLLMLMKAQPLAYNKDNQEDKEPLFDTVDTLVDTLRIYADMMRGITVKPEAMRAAVLQGFATATDLADYLVKKGVPFRDSHEVVARAVKLADTRGCDLADLSLDVLKEFSPLIEQDVYAVLTPEGSLAQRDHVGGTAPAQVRAQIARWRGLLA; encoded by the coding sequence ATGAGCGATAACAAGGCGTGGTCGGGCCGCTTTGCCGAGCCGGTTGCCGAACTGGTGAAAACGTATACCGCCTCGGTGGGCTTCGACAAGCGCATGGCCGAGTTCGACATTCAGGGCTCGCTGGCCCACGCGACCATGCTCGCCCGCGCCGGCGTGCTGTCCGACGCTGATCTGGCCGCGATCCGCGACGGCATGGAAGCCATCCTGGCCGATATCCGCGCCGGTCGTTTCGACTGGTCGGTCGACCTCGAAGACGTGCACATGAACGTCGAAAAGCGTCTGACCGACAGGATCGGTGATGCCGGCAAGCGCCTGCATACCGGCCGCAGCCGCAATGACCAGGTCGCGACCGACATCCGCCTGTACATGCGCGACGCCATCGACCGCATCGTCACCCATATCCGCGAACTGCAGACCTCGCTGCTGGATCTGGCCGAGCCGAATGCCGCCACGGTGATGCCGGGCTTCACCCACTTGCAGGTCGCGCAGCCGGTCACCTTCGGCCATCACCTGCTGGCCTATGTGGAAATGCTCGGCCGTGACGCCGAACGCATGATCGACGCCCGTCGCCGCGTGAACCGTCTGCCGCTCGGCGCTGCCGCCCTGGCCGGTACCACCTACCCGATCGACCGCCACTACACCGCCGAACTGCTCGGTTTCGACGATGTGTGCCAGAACTCGCTCGACGCCGTGTCCGACCGTGACTTCGCCATCGAAGTCACGGCGGCCGGCAGCCTGGTCATGCTGCACCTGTCGCGGCTGTCCGAGGAACTGATCCTGTGGATGAGCCCGCGCGTCGGCTTCATCGATATCGCTGACCGCTTCTGCACCGGCAGCTCGATCATGCCGCAGAAGAAAAACCCGGACGTGCCGGAACTGGTGCGCGGCAAGACCGGTCGCGTCACCGGTCACCTGATGGGGCTGCTGATGCTGATGAAGGCGCAGCCGCTGGCCTACAACAAGGACAACCAGGAAGACAAGGAACCGCTGTTCGACACCGTCGACACCCTGGTTGATACCCTGCGCATCTACGCCGACATGATGCGCGGCATCACCGTCAAGCCGGAAGCGATGCGCGCTGCCGTGCTGCAGGGCTTCGCCACCGCGACCGACCTGGCCGACTATCTGGTCAAGAAGGGCGTGCCGTTCCGCGACAGCCATGAAGTGGTCGCCCGTGCGGTCAAGCTGGCCGATACCCGGGGCTGCGATCTGGCCGACCTGTCGCTCGACGTGCTGAAGGAGTTCTCGCCGCTGATCGAGCAGGACGTGTACGCGGTACTGACGCCGGAAGGCTCGCTGGCCCAGCGTGACCACGTCGGCGGCACCGCCCCGGCCCAGGTCCGGGCGCAGATCGCGCGCTGGCGCGGATTGCTGGCGTAA
- a CDS encoding pseudouridine synthase: MALDILYRDDDLVAVHKPSGLLVHRSDIDRHETRFAVQSVRDQLGCRVYPAHRLDKPTSGVLLFGLTPAAGRALSQAFEAQTVDKRYLAVVRGWPDEGGEIDHPLRRIVDHYAPGEVHDDSPPQAALTRFRRLVTIELPWAVDRYPSSRYALVELDPQTGRRHQLRRHLKHVSHPIIGDATYGKGRHNRAFAEAFGVSRLLLACTRMSFAHPVDGRPLTVACPLAADFLQVVDALGWRDALPD, translated from the coding sequence GTGGCGCTGGACATCCTGTACCGCGATGACGATCTGGTCGCGGTCCACAAGCCGTCCGGGCTGCTGGTTCACCGCTCGGACATCGACCGTCACGAAACGCGCTTCGCCGTGCAGAGCGTGCGCGACCAGCTCGGCTGCCGGGTCTACCCGGCCCACCGGCTCGACAAGCCGACTTCCGGCGTGCTGCTGTTCGGGCTGACGCCGGCGGCGGGCCGGGCGCTGTCGCAGGCGTTCGAGGCGCAGACCGTCGACAAGCGCTATCTGGCGGTAGTGCGTGGCTGGCCGGACGAGGGCGGGGAAATCGATCATCCGCTGCGGCGCATCGTCGATCACTACGCGCCGGGCGAAGTCCACGACGACAGCCCGCCGCAGGCGGCGCTGACGCGGTTTCGCCGGCTGGTGACCATCGAGCTGCCATGGGCGGTCGACCGCTATCCGAGTTCGCGCTACGCGCTGGTCGAACTCGATCCGCAGACCGGCCGGCGCCACCAGCTGCGCCGGCACCTGAAGCACGTCAGCCACCCGATCATCGGTGATGCGACCTATGGCAAGGGCCGGCACAACCGTGCGTTTGCCGAGGCATTCGGCGTGTCGCGGCTGCTGCTGGCCTGCACGCGGATGTCATTCGCCCATCCGGTCGATGGCCGGCCGCTGACCGTGGCGTGTCCGCTGGCCGCGGATTTCCTGCAGGTGGTCGACGCGCTCGGCTGGCGCGACGCGCTGCCGGACTGA
- the ppc gene encoding phosphoenolpyruvate carboxylase, translating into MSVELDKDVPLTRDRGRLARLLADVVREQTGDAIWDEVESVPDLASHVDSLADCRAHLATLSPEVTDTLLRACGLLAQLENLAEDLHHNRRRLAHKRAGSPPQAGSLERALVVLKQRGVRAADVESLLQHAQIVPVLTAHPTEVQRQTTLDCQRAIRKFLIQLGQPELDHDEVAELEIKLKRVLLTLWQTAEIRPFKLTVKDEIENGIAYHPLTFLDALPALYAQTEDTIERAYGVRLDLPNFYRIGSWIGGDRDGNPNVNAGLLRYALGRQAEVVFDHYGYELEGLYRELSLSDRLVAVSDTVAELAAISPDTAVSRDEEPYRRAIATIIARLSATAHEREVAFRSRFGDGEPYPNRHAFATDLKALADSLTSHGSGLLADGRLRRLRRAVGVFGFFLMPLDQRQHADLYGGAVAELFTAAGQPGYAGLDETGKREWLLAELAHARPLMSPFVDYSDGTRRELDLFAATRDMQDRYGEGALPNLIISNCAEASDLLEVALLMKESGLLPLDASGAPQARANIIPLFETITDLENAAEVMQSLFALPFYRALLASRQHVQEVMLGYSDSNKDGGYLMSQWGLYAAEKQLVAVFNTAGVRMRLFHGRGGSVGRGGGPSFEAIVAQPAGTVQGQIRITEQGEVIASKYADRDIGLRNLESILAATLEASLAPVPACPTDESIFAELARDSYDAYRRLIDTDGFIDYFLTATPINEIAKLNIGSRPASRKTLSSITDLRAIPWVFSWMQSRVMLPGWYGVGSAVAAFIERHGEQGIVRLKALYRDSAFFRVTLSNMEMVLAKADMTIAAEYARLVPDAELGNRVFGMIRKEFELSRDMYFAITGADHLLADNPTLARSLASRLPYFTTLNLLQIEFLRALREAPEHDGHLHAIHQTINGLAAGLRNSG; encoded by the coding sequence ATGAGTGTTGAACTTGACAAGGATGTCCCGCTGACGCGGGACCGGGGGCGTCTGGCCCGTTTGCTGGCCGATGTCGTGCGAGAGCAGACCGGTGACGCGATCTGGGACGAAGTCGAAAGCGTGCCGGATCTGGCCAGCCATGTCGACAGTCTGGCCGACTGTCGCGCCCACCTGGCCACGCTGTCGCCGGAAGTCACCGACACGCTGCTGCGCGCCTGTGGACTGCTGGCCCAGCTGGAGAATCTGGCCGAGGACCTGCACCACAACCGGCGCCGGCTGGCCCACAAGCGTGCCGGCTCACCGCCGCAGGCCGGCAGCCTGGAGCGGGCGCTGGTCGTGCTCAAGCAGCGCGGCGTGCGCGCCGCCGACGTCGAGTCGCTGCTGCAGCATGCCCAGATCGTGCCGGTGCTGACCGCGCACCCGACCGAGGTCCAGCGCCAGACCACGCTCGACTGCCAGCGTGCCATCCGCAAGTTCCTGATCCAGCTCGGCCAGCCCGAGCTCGACCACGATGAAGTCGCCGAACTCGAAATCAAGCTCAAGCGCGTACTGCTGACCCTGTGGCAGACGGCGGAAATCCGCCCGTTCAAGCTGACGGTCAAGGACGAGATCGAAAACGGCATCGCCTATCACCCGCTGACCTTCCTCGATGCGTTGCCGGCGCTGTACGCGCAGACCGAGGACACCATCGAGCGCGCGTATGGCGTGCGGCTCGATCTGCCGAACTTCTATCGCATCGGCAGCTGGATCGGCGGTGACCGCGACGGCAACCCGAACGTCAATGCCGGCCTGCTGCGCTACGCGCTCGGCCGCCAGGCCGAGGTGGTGTTCGACCACTACGGCTACGAGCTGGAAGGGCTGTACCGCGAACTGTCGCTGTCGGACCGGCTGGTCGCGGTCAGCGACACCGTGGCCGAACTGGCGGCGATCTCGCCCGATACCGCCGTCAGCCGCGACGAGGAACCGTATCGCCGCGCGATCGCCACCATCATCGCCCGGCTGTCCGCCACCGCCCATGAGCGCGAGGTCGCCTTCCGCTCGCGCTTCGGCGATGGCGAGCCGTACCCGAACCGCCATGCCTTCGCCACCGACCTGAAGGCGCTGGCCGACTCGCTGACCTCGCACGGCAGCGGCCTGCTGGCCGACGGCCGCCTGCGCCGGCTGCGCCGCGCGGTGGGCGTGTTCGGTTTCTTCCTGATGCCGCTCGACCAGCGCCAGCACGCCGACCTGTACGGCGGCGCGGTTGCCGAGCTGTTCACCGCCGCCGGCCAGCCCGGCTATGCCGGACTCGACGAAACCGGCAAGCGCGAATGGCTGCTGGCCGAGCTGGCCCATGCCCGGCCGCTGATGTCGCCGTTCGTCGACTATTCGGACGGCACCCGCCGCGAACTCGACCTGTTTGCCGCCACCCGCGACATGCAGGACCGCTATGGCGAGGGCGCGCTGCCGAACCTGATCATTTCCAACTGTGCCGAGGCCAGTGACCTGCTCGAAGTGGCGTTGCTGATGAAGGAATCCGGCCTGCTGCCGCTGGACGCCAGTGGCGCCCCGCAGGCGCGCGCCAACATCATTCCGCTGTTCGAGACCATTACCGACCTCGAAAACGCCGCCGAAGTGATGCAGTCGCTGTTTGCGCTGCCGTTCTACCGTGCGCTGCTCGCCAGCCGCCAGCATGTGCAGGAAGTCATGCTCGGCTACTCGGACAGCAACAAGGACGGCGGCTACCTGATGAGCCAGTGGGGCCTGTATGCGGCCGAGAAACAGCTTGTCGCCGTCTTCAACACGGCCGGCGTGCGCATGCGCCTGTTCCATGGCCGGGGCGGTTCGGTCGGCCGTGGGGGTGGTCCGAGCTTCGAGGCCATCGTCGCCCAGCCGGCCGGGACCGTGCAGGGCCAGATCCGCATCACCGAGCAGGGCGAGGTCATCGCGTCGAAGTATGCCGACCGCGACATCGGCCTGCGCAATCTGGAATCCATCCTCGCCGCGACGCTGGAAGCCAGTCTGGCGCCGGTGCCGGCCTGCCCGACCGACGAGTCGATCTTCGCCGAGCTGGCGCGCGACAGCTATGACGCCTACCGGCGGCTGATCGACACCGACGGCTTCATCGACTATTTCCTGACTGCCACCCCGATCAACGAGATCGCCAAGCTCAACATCGGCAGCCGGCCGGCATCGCGCAAGACGCTGTCGTCGATTACCGATCTGCGCGCGATTCCGTGGGTGTTCAGCTGGATGCAGTCGCGGGTGATGCTGCCGGGCTGGTACGGCGTCGGCAGCGCGGTGGCCGCGTTTATCGAGCGCCACGGCGAGCAGGGCATCGTTCGCCTGAAGGCGCTGTACCGCGATTCGGCCTTCTTCCGCGTCACGCTGTCGAACATGGAAATGGTGCTGGCCAAGGCCGACATGACCATCGCCGCCGAGTACGCACGACTGGTGCCGGACGCCGAGCTCGGCAACCGGGTGTTCGGCATGATCCGCAAGGAATTCGAGCTGTCGCGCGACATGTACTTCGCCATCACCGGCGCCGACCACCTGCTGGCCGACAACCCGACGCTGGCACGCAGCCTGGCTTCACGCCTGCCGTACTTCACCACGCTGAACCTGCTGCAGATCGAGTTCCTGCGCGCGCTGCGCGAAGCGCCGGAGCACGACGGCCACCTGCATGCAATCCACCAGACCATCAACGGTCTGGCCGCCGGACTGCGCAACAGCGGTTAG